Below is a window of Mucilaginibacter ginkgonis DNA.
CTTGGTCTCCGCTATAACACGGAATGGTGGGTTCAGGTTAGGGATATATGCGTCTTTAAACCAATGGTAAGCTTTTGTCCCATCGCCTAAACGGGCGTACAGCAACGTAAATATACCTTGTGTCATGGCTGGCGTTCCTTCGTTGGGCACACGGGTTTCATAATACTCCAAATCTTTTTTTATTTGTACAGGATCGGTTATGCTCTTCAGCGGAAAGGCCAAAAGGTTTACATCGGCTTGCTTAATGCCCTCGCCTTTGTATGAATCAAACTCGCGGGTGACGCCATTAGGCAGTTTGCTAATTGGAATGTTCATGGCCACGTTTTTCCAGTCGGCATCTGCAGCGATGCCTAAAATACTTGCAGCCTCTGACGCTGCATTCAGGTTAGCTATGGCAGCCGCATTGGTAAAAGCGTCGTTATTGACATTTTCGGCCCACTCATCAGAAGCTACCACATCTTTAATATCGTAGTGTCCTGCGCCGTTACGTTCGACCCGGCTGGCCCAGAAGTCTGCTGTCGCAGAAAGTATAGGCCAGCCCTTTTCGCGCAGCCAATCTTTATCCTGTGTAACACAATAGTATTGCCATGCAGCTAAACCTACGCATGCAGTAATATGGTGTTCAAATGGCCCGCTTAGTGCCCATACAGGGGTCTCTTCTACACCTGTATCTGCGCTCTCCCAAGGGAACATCGCCCCCTTATATCCGTGGGCAAAGGCGTTTTGCTTAGCCATCGCTAAACGTTGGTAGCGGTATTCCACCATAGACTTGGCAATTTCCGGGTGCAGCACCAAAACAGCTGGATACATCCACAGATCGGCGTCCCAAAAAACGTGTCCGTTGTAGCCTAAGCCCGATAAACCCATAGGAGACGGTGAATAAGCCGTACCTGCACGCGAGAAAGAATACAGATGGTATAACATACTGTGAATATCCTGTTGAGCTTGCGCGTCGCCTTCAATGTTAATATCGCTTTTCCAAAGCTCGGCCCAGGCCTGCGCGTGCTGCGTGATCAACCTTTGTTTACCTTCCAGTTTTGCGAACATAGTTAAACGCTCTGCCTGGTTTAATGGGTCGGCATCATGCGCAGAAGTAATAGATGAACCGGCTATGCCATAGTTATATGTTTCGCCGGGGCTAATGCTGCGGGTAAATTTCATCAGGTGCATGTTATTGTCCCACATCTCGTGTATCACACGCGGTTCTTTGCCATGCTGCTCATTGAATAGAAAAGTGTTAGACGCGCAGAGCTGCAACTTGCCTGTAGGGCTTTTAGCCGTTGAGGTCAGCAAACTGATGGTTGCGTGCGGCCTGTCTATTTCATTATAATAGTTCTGCACATCTTTTAAGGCATCCGGCGCCTCCATAACGCTGGCAGCAGTGACTGTTATCGCCTTCTTAGCAGTAACAGAAACGTCCATCAGAACGGTAAAAGGTAATTGGCGCAAAGAGTAGTAAGTATATTTAATGCTGGCGTCTGTTCCATAGTCGAACGTGGTGGTGAAAGCGGCGGTGTGCATATCAAGCTCTTGCTTAAAGTTGCTGATGTTTCTAGCATCAACACGCTTGCCATTGATCTCCAGATAGCTATTCAACAGGTTGAAGCTGTTTAAGAAGTTACTTACCCTGCCGCGGCCATACAGGTCATAGGCTCCCGCAAGTACCACATTTTTAACCTTGAATGGCTCAGGCGACGACACGATACCTATCATGCCGTTGGCCACGGTAATCCCGTAATAATTCGCCGGATCTATTTTATCGGCTTTAATCTGCCAGGCATCTTGCGCTTTAAGGGTTGTTGAACTAACCGCGAAGAGCGCAAATAAGTAAAATATCTTTTTCATATTGTTCTAAACGCGCTATGCGTTGCGAGGCTCAACATAGCACGCTTTTATTTTAAACTTTAGTTTTTAAATCTATAAAACCTTATGGGTTTATTGTTCAACGCAACGGCATAAATATCACCATTTGCGGTACGGACGCGTTTAATATCCCGCACCTCGCCTTTCAGCATCAGGTTGTAATTGGCTAATGAAAATGCTTTAAAATTACCATTTTTTTCTACGGACAGTATATCTCCAAAATCCGCGTCATAACGGCCTTCATACGGTAACACTCCGCCGAAATTGCCACCGGCAAAAAGTTGTTTACCTGCCATTGCAAAACCAAATAATGGTGATACCTGCGCCTGCGGCGGAAACGCTTTGAATACAAATTTGCCGCGACCCTTGTTGTAAAACACGCCCGATGCAAACGACGTAACTTTCATCATTTTGTTGACATCCAGCGAATCGCCAAAAAGTTCCTGAACCGTTTTGCCGGCAAAATCATGATAGTATAAATATTTCTTTTTAATCAGCGGTACTTGCTTTTCTATTTCACCTTTGCCAAGAAAAGTAAAATCTTTGCCGTTTACACTGTAAGTGACTATTGGGTCTACGGTACCATTTTTGTCAAGATCAGACAGATACAATTTAACAGGATCAGCGGTAGTTGGCCTCAGTTTTGAATTAAGGCCGTAATTGCCTGCTATGATATCCATTTTGCCGTCGCCGTCAACGTCGGCAGATATTACACGCTGCCACCATCCCGAAAGTTGTTCCATTTGCGCATCTTTCAAAGACACAAAATGTCCTTGTTTATTAAGAAGTATTTTGACCGGCATCCACTCCCCCGCTACAATTAGATCTGGCCAGCCGTCGTTGTTGATATCTGCAAACGATGCGCTGCGCAACATGCCTGCGTATTTCAAATCGTTACTGATTGCAGCCTTTGTGTAATTCCCTTTACCATCATTTAATAACAGGTAGTTTTCGGGTACCGGACCGTAATGATGCGCATCCGGTGCGCCGCCTATAAATATATCCGAATAACCATCATGGTTAACATCAGCGACTGCTACAGCCGATTTGTTTTTTAAAATTGATGGAATGGTCGCGGATTTTTTAAAATTTCCTTTTCCGTCGTTAAGATATAACCGGTCTGCTAATTGCGGAGCACCGTCAGCATATTCATTCCCACCCGATGCAACGAACACGTCGGGGTGACCATCATGATTCGCATCAAGGAAGATGGCATCAACATCTTCGCTCGCCGCA
It encodes the following:
- a CDS encoding glycoside hydrolase family 65 protein, which encodes MKKIFYLFALFAVSSTTLKAQDAWQIKADKIDPANYYGITVANGMIGIVSSPEPFKVKNVVLAGAYDLYGRGRVSNFLNSFNLLNSYLEINGKRVDARNISNFKQELDMHTAAFTTTFDYGTDASIKYTYYSLRQLPFTVLMDVSVTAKKAITVTAASVMEAPDALKDVQNYYNEIDRPHATISLLTSTAKSPTGKLQLCASNTFLFNEQHGKEPRVIHEMWDNNMHLMKFTRSISPGETYNYGIAGSSITSAHDADPLNQAERLTMFAKLEGKQRLITQHAQAWAELWKSDINIEGDAQAQQDIHSMLYHLYSFSRAGTAYSPSPMGLSGLGYNGHVFWDADLWMYPAVLVLHPEIAKSMVEYRYQRLAMAKQNAFAHGYKGAMFPWESADTGVEETPVWALSGPFEHHITACVGLAAWQYYCVTQDKDWLREKGWPILSATADFWASRVERNGAGHYDIKDVVASDEWAENVNNDAFTNAAAIANLNAASEAASILGIAADADWKNVAMNIPISKLPNGVTREFDSYKGEGIKQADVNLLAFPLKSITDPVQIKKDLEYYETRVPNEGTPAMTQGIFTLLYARLGDGTKAYHWFKDAYIPNLNPPFRVIAETKGGTNPYFATGAGGIVQSVLMGFGGLDITPQGITQIKTSLPPNWTSLTITGVGLAKKTYTVSK